One window from the genome of Nicotiana tomentosiformis chromosome 5, ASM39032v3, whole genome shotgun sequence encodes:
- the LOC104113752 gene encoding uncharacterized protein — MYHPTRGGVRGGRDQFSWDDVKVDKHRENYIGHSIKAPVGRWQKGKDLHWYTRDKKSQEKDMEAAKEEIRRIKEEEEQAMREALGLAPKRATRPQGTRLDKHEFSELVKRGSTAEDLGAGHSEAARVDGLGFSKLPKPWEQPSSPSAFPSDPINEPVEKINVSVTVAAPLQNEEESEDERSQKKRRREEKRREKDERREKRHLQDTDDKRKQSRDSDDRRKHSRDSDNKRKHTRDSDDRRKHKKDKEKRRRHDSDSD, encoded by the exons ATGTATCATCCAACTAGAGGTGGCGTTCGCGGTGGACGAGATC AATTTAGCTGGGATGATGTGAAGGTCGATAAACATCGAGAAAATTATATAGGTCATAGTATCAAAGCACCGGTTGGGAGATGGCAGAAAG GGAAAGATCTTCATTGGTACACCCGCGATAAGAAATCCCAGGAAAAGGATATGGAGGCAGCAAAAGAAGAAATACGGAGGATTAAAGAAGAGGAGGAGCAGGCAATGAGGGAGGCACTGGGCTTAGCTCCTAAGCGTGCCACACGTCCTCAAGGTACTCGGCTAGATAAACATGAGTTTTCTGAACTTGTGAAGAGAGGTTCAACTGCAGAAGACTTGGGAGCAGGCCATTCTGAAGCAGCTCGGGTAGATGGTCTTGGTTTCTCAAA ATTGCCCAAACCTTGGGAACAGCCAAGTTCACCATCGGCTTTTCCATCTGATCCGATAAATGAGCCTGTAGAAAAGATTAATGTGAGTGTAACTGTTGCTGCACCCCTACAGAATGAAGAAGAGTCAGAGGATGAAAGGAGCCAAAAGAAGAGGAGGCGAGAAGAGAAGAGACGGGAAAAAGATGAAAGGAGAGAGAAGCGACACTTGCAGGATACAGATGATAAGAGGAAACAGTCCCGCGATTCAGATGACAGGAGGAAACATTCCCGCGATTCAGACAATAAGAGGAAGCATACCCGAGATTCAGATGACAGGAGGAAACACAAGAAAGACAAGGAGAAGAGAAGAAGACATGATTCGGATTCGGATTAA